CGAGGAAAGACTGTGTTTAGAGTTTTAATAATTGCAGTAAGGTTGATGTTGAtgataaaatcattttaaattatattgtaTTGATGAGACTGTTGAAATAAACATTCTAAACTCATTTGCTGTGACTGTAATTTGATTGTCATTTGGAGAAAACTTTTAAGTTGGTAAAGACAACACAATAGTTAATACAGTAATAGTGTCCTGGGGTAATCGTAGAACAAGAAATAAATTCTTGCTGGTTTGATACTTACCACTTCAGATTGTGGCGATCGTCGTGCTTTGGACGGTCAACTGTCTAAAGACGGATACATTAAAACCCTGAAACTGTgaaaaagtgacacatttaCTTTCTTGCCCTGATTAGATGACAAATGCAGCTTGTACTTGATGATCCTGGTGACTTAAAGACTAAAGTGGTTCCAACAGACTGAGAAATGTTTGACAGGACCTAtgcttttaatattaatttgtgGAAACTCAACCATAATGTCTAATCTGAGAGGGACATTAAGGCTGCAGGTGAGATCCTGTACACCTTAAAAGAGAAGCCTCTAGGGATGTACGGTTTGAAATGGTAAATTGTTAATTCTGTAATGCTGTCGATATCCATGTGAGGGTGATATTGCACCGTGTGTTTGCTGCAGGATCTTTGTGCAAGCTGAAGAAGAAACTCTTTTTTTGCCTGTTCAGTTTTAAcaccaaataaaaatattttgtgatTCTCAGGATGGTTTTACTGCGAGGCATCTACCTCACACCTGAGTATAAACATTTCTGTGGATTAAGGGGAAATTGTATCCAGTTAATCGAAACATCTACCGATAACAACCTTTAACTGtcagattaatattaatatgaaagTCTTTCCTCTTGTTTGCTGCCTAAAGGTTTGGGTTTATTAGATCATGAGGCATTTCTGTTTGCAACAGGTGTACTGAATGACCCACCCTACTAAAAAAACGAGATTAGAagaatatacaaaatgtataaatgtaaccAATAATAAACCTAAATTTGAAATAATACCTCACtcaatcaaaacattttctttgtaaagGTAGGGTTGATAGCCGAGCCGTTGCTTTCGACTGCATTAGATTTAACACGGTGTACACTGTAAATAAAGGGCGgcttaaatatacatacaattagactaaacaaaaccaaattatttataatagatttaaataattaaaaggaaaagcagaaaatatgcACATTTTGAAATTAGTTTTGCACAGAAAATGACAATTACTTCTAAAATAGTTGCCGTTGTTTCAGCTGTAGTTGCACGTATAAACTGTTGGGTAGTTACATTTATAAGGTCttcatgttttgtgtgcaaCAATCTGAATTTGTGTAGTAACTGATCGAAGCAAATGGattggagtaaaaagtacaatattgccTCTGAGATGTTGTGCAGGAGAAGAATAAAGTGGCATGAGAAGAACAtatttaaagtacaagtaatacctcaaatttgtacttaagtacagtacttgagtaaatatacttagtaacattccaccactgaaatTATGTGATTAAACTTTCATATATTATGAATATATTCGCAATTTAATGCAGCACTTTGTATTTAACTTATTACATAGTGAGTTATTTTATTCACCTTCATTTTtcaatgtattgtttttgtttaaggttttttttttaatggatacAATGAAAGTATTCTTTGTAattaatattatcatatgtttatattattttaaacagaTGTACTTCTCCTTTCTGAAAACTGAACCGTAAATCTAGAGCGGAAGTGACGACATTACTTTCGGTTTCATCCGCGCACTGATTACAATGTCATGTCATGAAGTTGACGGGAAAGAGTTTTAAAGTAAGTTAATGTCCAACAAACCTTCACTGTGTACATTCATTTTGCATTTACTGCAGCATGTTTGCCTGTAATGGAAATATTAGCAAGTGAAGTTGACTGGAAAGTGTTTTGAAATGGAGTTTGGGGATATTTCCAATCAGAAAACATAAGTGTTTGTAAAGATTGTCTCTGAACTGTATTACATATATTCCGGGAGGCAGTGTTATTACCGACTATAAGATTAATTTACAGAAGTTTAATAGAAGCCACAGCTGCCAAAGAGCCTCAATTTACCTGGGACGGGAATCACTTTCACTTTCGACGAAACCTCTCGGACTTAAAGTTCTTAACATATGATCATGTAGTCTTTCATATACAGCTGTCATACACAAAGTGGACAAgatgcattataaaaaaaagtgtctaCCTTTGCTTGTCACAGTGTGTTTAACACCGACGTGAGGGTGGAGACAAAGGGAAGCATGATTGAGGTTTTTGGGGGTGCCAGATGTTTCACCTGCACATGTATTTCCTCACAGGCAGACACGGAGGGGCAGAGGTGCTGTACCCCTGTCATCATCACGGTTGAGAAGCCTTGAGGGTAAGTCATGGTGGAGCTCAACATACTCAGAAAGCAGGATTTTAGACTCATTAAACCtaaaagataaaatatttatattatatatatataacaaaggTTTTCTGGAAAGTTTCAAtctacatatttaatttaatttcttctttttttaaatggtgttTCTTTATTGGCAGCCAGATGATTTACTGAAGACTATCACACATACTTTACCTCACACGTGTTTTGACAATTATAGCAAAATCAAGTGCTTActtttatataaaaagtatCTAcagtagtaaaataaaaataacaatgacAGTAAGAAAAACAAACGGGGTTGAATAAATAATCTCTATTATCCCTGGAAATCTTTAACTTTACTTTTCCTTAGCACtttaaataattgaataaaaCCCCcccaataaattaaataattaaaagtgttAATAATTACACTTTTGCTTGTTATATTATTTACTTGTTTTACTCGCCCTTTCTCACCTTTAAGTGttaatttcttcttttaattgttattaaCGCATTTGTGGTCTTTGTCGTCATCTGCTGAGCATCAGTGGGAGCTGCAGTGATAATAGTGGCACATGACAAGCAAAGGCTTCTTCCTGTTCATGTCTCTGACCTTTGAACAGAAGTGTAAGAAACagatcatatatattatatgtagagaatcatatatattatattactggattataattattgacgcattaatgtgttcatcactttaatgttgcagctgataaATGTGGGTctaatttgaactactttatatactgctgggtagcttaacttataataatatatcatcatttattagttgatttatatgttgtattaataatctgcaaagtaacatGTATCTAAAGTTATCaattaaatgtagtgaagtaaaagttTCACTTGAGTAAATACTAATTAATACAGCCATGTAGGGTATTCAAGCTGACATATTTTAGTAGCAACTGCTGCcttaatatctttttaaaaacagacacggataaaatcatttttatatcGTTATCAATCTCATTATATACAGCGGGTAAAATAAGTATTGAACACATCACCATTCTTCTCAGTTAATATATTTCTAAAGGGGCTATTGACATGACATCTTCACCAGATGTCAGTAACAACCCATGCAATCCAcacagaaaccaaaacaaataagttCAGAAATTAAGTTATGTGTAATAAAATGGAATGACACGGGGAAAAAGTATTGAACACATGAAGAAAGGGAGGTGCAAAAAGGCAAGAAGCCAAGAAACCAGCTGAAATCTATCAGTAATTAGAAAGCAATGCTGCCGCTCGTCAGTGCAAATTAATATCAGCTGGTTCAGTCCCAACTGATGGCCTATAAAAAGGTCTCTCATTATTGAGGTGTCACACAAACATATCATGATGGGTAAAAGCAACAACCTTAACAACCTTATTAACCTTATTGTTGCACAAAATACTGATGCGTTGGTTACAGAAGGATTTCTAAACTTGACTCCAGCTAAAGAAAAAGCATGTTGAAGCTCGTTTAAAGTGTGAAGTACTGGGAGAATATAGTCGTCAGATGAGACCAGAATTAAACTCTTTGGATTCCTTAATACGCACCATGTTTGGAGGTCAAAGGGCACTGCACATCAGCCCAAACACACCAACCAACAGTGAAGTGTGGAGGTGGAACATCCTGGTGGGGGTGTCGTTCAGCATACTGCAAACTTCATATCATTGAAGGAATGATGAATGGAAAAATGTACTGAGACATTCTTGATAAAAAATCTGCTGCCATCTAccaggatgatgaagatgaaacgaGGGTGGACATCTCATCTCAGTTGTCAGTTTTATCACTTCATCTTCAACGTCGACAAGAAATGTGATAAAATGTGTCGCTGTTGCACCTTTGGAAAGGGCTTGATTTTGACCGCTATCAAATGTTGTTGAAGAGACCAACAGCATATTATATATTGATGAAATATGCCTCCACAATTATCTTATtcttaataaatgaaatgtattgtaGTCCCTGTCAGCCTCTGAGAGCTATACTGTGTTGTTATGGTATTAGTAGTAGAATGATGGTCCTTTTGCTCTTCAGTGCAGAGAAAACGCAACACATACGACTCTTCTGTGAAGATGTCACTCTAATAAAGAAAGGTCGGTAAACTCACTTGgcacttgttgttttttattgctgTGTTACATCCCTGGTTGAGGTCAGTCAATCTttgaatcaatcaatcaataagtcaaatcatgtttttgtttccacaGTTGCTGCTCGAGGCTTGAGAAAGGGCTCCCATGTGTCGGAGGTGATTCGCCAACAATATCATTGAACAGTGAAAGCACCTGAACATCTTCAGGTAACTGAACATTGCAAACACATTGATAGTTGTGTCAGATTATCCCTTTACTCCATCTCTTCATGTGTCATCCTGTGTTTTTCCCTATCTCTTATTCTCAGATGGATTTACCAGTGGTGGCAACAGTCCATCTGAATATCTTCTCAAATAAGACAGTGGTGCGAGACCTCCTCCGGTCACATGGCTTTGTGTTGACAGATCTGGGCAGCGATCAGGTGCGTGTAGAGGGGTCGTATCTGAAACTTAAGGCTGTGAAGGCCTCTTTGGAGCAGCTTCTTGACTCACAAACTACGACAGACTTCACGCAGGTCCCAAAGGCTTCCACTGGAGCCATTTCCAAACGCCACAACAGTAACAGCTCAGTGTCAGATGGTAACAGAGGCCGAAACAAGCCTCCGCATGCTTCTCCATCCTCACGCACCACCTTCCCGTCTCGGGCGTCAAGAGAGTCCTTTGTGGTGGATGTAGATCTGTTTAGGTATGCAGATCGGCTCAGGAAAGAAGACATTGTCGGAATTCTGAAGAACCATGATGTTAACATGGAGGTGGATGACATTGGCGAGAGCATCAACATCACTTTACAGGGGAAGAGAGCGAGAACAGCTGTTGGTAAACTACAGAGCCTCCTGAATGATCTCAACAATTCACTGCGCACACAGGAAGTCCCTCTGAAGGACATGGATCATGAAGGCAAGGCTCTTTTAGGGAAGATAAGGAATGACgaaaacatttacaattcaGTACTCGTATGTCTGATTAATGACAAAGTTCACCTGATAGGACCGTCAGGTGAGGGCTTCGAGTTAAAGGAGAGGCTGTTGGGGAGGCCGAGGGAGCAGTCAGGACGTACGGGGAGGACACTTGTCAGAAGCTCCACAACAAGAGATAGGGGTGCTGTGGATAAGATATCTCCAGCTGCAGGTTACTCTCCACCTGCTGAGCCCAAGTTGAGAGCTGCTACTGTTTCTCGATATTTTAGGAGAAGCCGCTCTGACCCCTGCAGAAGATCCCGGGAAGAAAGGGTCAATATGCAAGAGGTGGTAAACAGAACTCCTAAATCACCCAAGAAACTGTTCTCACGAATTCTAAAGTTTTTCAACATACATAAAGGCAAGTGAAAAAGTGTGGGGAAAATGAGAAGTGAAGTTGCGTTCATGAAGGTAGAAAGACTGGCACATGAACCTTTTTTGTCACAATTTATACAAAACTTTTGACcatgttatttgttttattgagtGGCAGGTTTGCGTATGCAGTGACATGGTTCTATAGGAGATCTggagtaaatatgaagctatggtcagcagcaggttagcttagcataaagactatcAGGGGGTAACATCTAGCCTCTGTCCTAAGGTCACCAACGCAGCCTCCCTGGAACTCTGAAGCACACTAATATATTTACACTGCAAGGTTATAATCATTTTGCTTGGCGgaaatttcttttagttcacccctctcctttcctccactttgTCTTTGACTGTAGATGTGTAACCCCCTGGGGGtcgtggaccccctgttgaagacctatgctttag
This region of Cottoperca gobio chromosome 11, fCotGob3.1, whole genome shotgun sequence genomic DNA includes:
- the rbm43 gene encoding RNA-binding protein 43: MDLPVVATVHLNIFSNKTVVRDLLRSHGFVLTDLGSDQVRVEGSYLKLKAVKASLEQLLDSQTTTDFTQVPKASTGAISKRHNSNSSVSDGNRGRNKPPHASPSSRTTFPSRASRESFVVDVDLFRYADRLRKEDIVGILKNHDVNMEVDDIGESINITLQGKRARTAVGKLQSLLNDLNNSLRTQEVPLKDMDHEGKALLGKIRNDENIYNSVLVCLINDKVHLIGPSGEGFELKERLLGRPREQSGRTGRTLVRSSTTRDRGAVDKISPAAGYSPPAEPKLRAATVSRYFRRSRSDPCRRSREERVNMQEVVNRTPKSPKKLFSRILKFFNIHKGK